The Paenibacillus spongiae nucleotide sequence TATCGTTAATATTCATTGTTTAGTACACAAAACCCGCTACTGATTCGCATTTATGCGAGTCGGCAGCGGGTTAATTGCATGTCTGCTTATCGAATTCTACACAAGCAAGGGAAGCAATTCTTCCAGATGGGCAATCTCGAAAGTCGGAATGATTTCATCCGAACGCTTCACGCCGTGCCGGTTGATCCAGACCGAGGTCATACCGATCGTGTTGGCGCCCAATATATCTGTCGTCAGCTTATCGCCGACCATAATTCCGTCCTCGGGTTCGATCCCGAGTCTTTCGAGCGCATGCTTGAATATAGGAGCGGCGGGCTTTCCTTGCCCGAACTCGCCGGAGATTATAATATGATCGAAATAAGGAACAAGCTCCGGCACCCCGTCCAGCTTCTCCTTCTGCAGGTCGGGCGAACCATTGGTCAGCAGAAGAAGCTTATACTGACCCTTCAGCTTATCCAGTACCTGGAAGGTTTCATCGTATACAATCGGGCGCTTGCGCCGTTCAGCAGGGAATTGCTCGGC carries:
- a CDS encoding HAD family hydrolase; the protein is MAKKAVLFDLDDTLLWDDRSVKEAFKATCDAAAAKTGVDAAALEEEVRREARELYETYETFPFTKMIGINPFEGLWGNFTGGEQAEFRKMQQLVPGYRRDAWTSGLRALGVDDEQLGAELAEQFPAERRKRPIVYDETFQVLDKLKGQYKLLLLTNGSPDLQKEKLDGVPELVPYFDHIIISGEFGQGKPAAPIFKHALERLGIEPEDGIMVGDKLTTDILGANTIGMTSVWINRHGVKRSDEIIPTFEIAHLEELLPLLV